The Aethina tumida isolate Nest 87 chromosome 6, icAetTumi1.1, whole genome shotgun sequence genome has a segment encoding these proteins:
- the LOC109603709 gene encoding N-acetylglucosamine-1-phosphotransferase subunits alpha/beta, whose protein sequence is MVPQLKKLKIFKLILCLVFVYISCLCIKTLFNHASEECVPEEPIDVVYTWVNGSDPLFLNNLKLTGNLSEYAYQLNAKRYDDKYELKFSLRSLEKFAPWVNHVYIVTNGQIPYWLNLDYKKVSIVTHKEIFRSSHNLPSFSSPAIESNLHRIPGLSKKFIYFNDDIFLGRKTYREDFYTKNGGYQIYLSYPIRKCSEECYWSFVGDGECDRACYKPKCQMDGGDCDFQPPTAENSEDDEDDGFSSLNNSRKYTLLEQHYKKIRAQMMKGFNSTTNEYKNETSVTTLPSTTTKYSIKRLLFEKQGGVVKAVVESHNRKIIKQSKRRSKKYTVQNSNGQDTYSESLQHTHRVFNSKYGFKPRNVPAHAPILIDKDIMSDLQRVFSKEFFRTEMNKIRGVDDMQFGFSYYYFLMNEMNNRTIGQIFDIIDTDGSGTWSDREIRTLLTKIYELPLSYGIVDHFETMLLNCTEKLQVPDVTVPPFERYIDSRLPTISKELITRCPEISKILSQRFGEVNKYRYTIVNHADTDHVAFVMLHSNVTEVVTHLDEIRKRPKKFICLNDDLSWKQKEENELVKSILYDFYLSLFPHPSKFELAEDFRNKFTYTDELERWKRHNFYVNVAILCAICVLVYLSCLNACKKLLCNYVNKMFC, encoded by the exons ATGGTCCCTCAACtaaagaaactgaaaattttcaaattaatcctTTGCTTGGTGTTTGTTTACATTTCTTGTCTGTGCATTAAG ACGTTGTTCAACCACGCCAGTGAAGAGTGCGTGCCCGAGGAACCGATTGATGTCGTTTACACTTGGGTGAATGGTTCAGACCCtttgtttttgaataatttgaaactaACTGGCAATTTGTCGGAGTACGCGTATCAATTGAATGCCAAACGTTACGACGATAAGTACGAGCTGAAGTTTTCCCTGAG gtCATTGGAGAAGTTTGCCCCATGGGTAAACCATGTGTACATCGTAACCAACGGTCAAATTCCGTATTGGCTTAACTTGGATTACAAGAAGGTGTCCATAGTCACGCACAAGGAAATATTTCGTAGCTCCCACAATTTACCGTCATTTTCTAGTCCGGCCATTGAGAGCAACCTACACAG GATACCTGGCCTTtcgaaaaaattcatttacttCAACGACGACATTTTCCTGGGACGAAAGACTTACCGGGAGGATTTCTACACCAAGAATGGAGGGTACCAAATCTACTTGTCCTACCCCATTAGGAAGTGTTCTGAGGAGTGTTACTGGTCGTTTGTGGGTGATGGAGAGTGTGACCGGGCCTGTTACAAGCCCAAGTGTCAAATGGATGGTGGTGACTGTGACTTCCAGCCACCCACAGCAGAGAATTCTGAAGACGACGAAGATGACGGCTTCAGTTCTTTAAATAACAGTCGCAAATACACCCTACTTGAACAACACTACAAAAAAATCAGGGCACAAATGATGAAAGGGTTTAATTCCACCACCAATGAGTACAAAAATGAAACCAGTGTTACAACTCTTCCCTCCACAACCACCAAATACAGCATTAAACGTTTACTGTTTGAAAAGCAGGGGGGTGTTGTTAAGGCTGTTGTTGAGTCCCACAATAGGAAAATTATAAAGCAATCGAAAAGGAGGAGCAAAAAGTACACAGTGCAAAATTCGA ATGGGCAGGACACTTACAGCGAATCTCTTCAACACACCCACAGGGTTTTTAACTCAAAATACGGGTTTAAACCCAGAAATGTACCCGCCCATGCCCCAATACTGATTGACAAGGATATTATGAGTGATTTGCAGAGGGTGTTCAGCAAAGAATTCTTTAGGACTGAGATGAATAAAATCAGAGGCGTGGATGATATGCAGTTCGGCTTCAGCTACTACTACTTTCTGATGAACGAAATGAACAATCGGACGATCGGACAAATCTTCGACATTATTGATACAGACGGATCAGG GACGTGGAGCGATAGAGAAATTAGGACGTTGCTGACCAAAATCTACGAGCTGCCCTTAAGCTACGGAATCGTCGATCATTTCGAGACGATGCTTTTAAATTGCACCGAAAAGCTACAAGTACCTGATGTAACAGTACCTCCCTTCGAAAGGTACATCGACTCACGACTG CCCACCATTTCGAAGGAACTGATCACGCGATGTCCGGAAATATCGAAAATCCTGAGCCAACGATTCGGGGAAGTCAACAAATACCGATACACGATAGTGAATCACGCCGATACGGACCACGTGGCCTTCGTCATGCTGCACTCGAACGTTACGGAAGTGGTGACGCACCTGGACGAGATCCGCAAACGTCCAAA GAAGTTCATCTGTCTGAACGACGACCTGAGTTGGAAGCAGAAGGAGGAGAACGAGCTAGTCAAGTCGATACTCTACGATTTTTACCTGTCCCTGTTTCCGCATCCCAGCAAGTTCGAGCTGGCCGAGGATTTCAGGAACAAGTTCACGTACACGGACGAGTTGGAACGTTGGAAGCGGCACAATTTTTACGTGAACGTTGCCATTTTGTGTGCCATTTGCGTTCTGGTTTATTTGAGCTGTTTGAACGCGTGTAAAAAGTTGCTgtgtaattatgttaataaaatgttttgttaa
- the LOC109603695 gene encoding zinc finger protein 93 has protein sequence MEFDKTCCVCLLVREDLSNIYENDGHTTTYYDKLRSFIPDLGWSKKFNICIDCIRDLNVSYDFVKKCTESELTRKDNLPLSETFDVDTPKIQSGEDPKPEPDSLTCEECGKKFKLQKWLKSHVTKMHKKQKLPEQPLEQTKSEPEKLEPPDDLTDVFKDLDFDTADNDDSDFEAEPEPVKKERKPRAKVEKQKKVRTKVKLPVKCEYCGKDFNRKQHLLAHIRCIHTFEKPYECDQCDAKFSLSHSLLVHKRRHNDDRRYVCTYCGKKFLCSTDLLHHNKIHLNKREYKCEPCNKSFNTISVLQIHKKCVHTDPEFWKHICSYCDRRFPIKSSLTAHLRRHTGEKNFSCNICGKSFYDKKMVENHYRSHTDERLFKCHLCEKDYKDRGGLNLHLKKVHDVGNATIPPPPPKKFGCYMCPKAFSSRGKLQKHICTHTGEKMFDCHLCDKKFNDSWYKKVHMQRKHNLTPAELERKNDAPSVYPVIVNVFSSPPQNQMQNQHLQPVQGQVLTQAPVLSPLQNVAMPGNHGMVQGNPSPYNTNVDSFVKQELSM, from the exons ATGGAGTTTGACAAAACATGCTGCGTTTGTTTGTTGGTTCGAGAAGACTTGTCCAACATATACGAAAATGACGGCCACACCACCACCTACTACGATAAACTCAGAAGTTTCATACCTGACCTG GGCTGGTCCAAAAAGTTCAACATATGCATTGACTGCATAAGAGACTTGAACGTGTCCTACgactttgttaaaaaatgtaccgAGTCTGAGCTGACGAGGAAAGACAACTTACCACTGAGCGAAACATTTGATGTTGACACACCTAAAATCCAATCAGGTGAGGACCCTAAGCCGGAGCCCGATAGCTTAACTTGTGAGGAGTGTGGCAAAAAGTTTAAGCTACAAAAATGGCTAAAGTCGCACGTAACAAAAAtgcacaaaaaacaaaaactccCCGAACAACCACTGGAACAAACAAAGTCGGAGCCCGAAAAGCTGGAACCACCTGACGATCTGACTGACGTATTTAAAGACCTAGACTTCGACACTGCCGACAATGACGACTCCGACTTCGAAGCCGAGCCGGAGCCAGTCAAAAAGGAACGTAAACCCCGAGCCAAGGTGGAGAAGCAGAAAAAAGTGCGCACCAAAGTAAAACTGCCGGTCAAATGCGAGTACTGCGGCAAAGACTTCAACCGCAAGCAACACCTGTTGGCCCACATCAGGTGCATCCACACCTTCGAGAAGCCCTACGAATGCGACCAGTGCGACGCCAAGTTCTCCCTGTCGCACAGCCTGTTGGTGCACAAACGGCGTCACAACGACGACAGACGTTACGTGTGTACGTACTGCGGGAAAAAGTTTTTGTGCTCCACCGACTTGCTGCACCACAACAAAATCCACCTGAACAAGCGTGAGTACAAGTGCGAGCCCTGCAATAAAAGTTTCAACACTATATCGGTGCTGCAAATCCACAAAAAGTGCGTACACACGGACCCCGAGTTTTGGAAGCACATCTGCAGCTACTGCGACCGACGTTTCCCCATTAAAAGCAGCCTGACTGCTCACCTCCGTAGGCACACTGGGGAGAAGAACTTTTCGTGCAACATCTGCGGCAAGAGCTTTTACGACAAGAAAATGGTGGAGAACCACTACAGGAGCCACACCGATGAACGGCTGTTCAAGTGCCACTTGTGCGAAAAAGACTACAAGGACCGAGGTGGGTTAAACTTGCACCTGAAGAAGGTGCACGACGTTGGGAACGCCACAATACCGCCTCCGCCGCCCAAGAAGTTCGGCTGCTACATGTGCCCCAAGGCGTTCTCCAGTAGAG GGAAACTGCAGAAGCACATATGCACCCACACGGGGGAGAAAATGTTCGACTGTCACCTGTGCGATAAGAAGTTCAACGACAGCTGGTACAAAAAGGTCCACATGCAGCGCAAGCACAACCTCACCCCTGCCGAATTGGAGCGCAAGAACGACGCGCCCTCAGTTTATCCCGTGATAGTCAACGTCTTTTCCTCGCCGCCCCAAAACCAGATGCAGAATCAGCACCTACAACCCGTGCAAGGGCAGGTTTTGACCCAAGCCCCCGTTTTAAGTCCCCTGCAGAACGTGGCCATGCCCGGCAATCACGGAATGGTCCAGGGGAATCCCTCACCTTACAACACAAATGTTGATTCGTTTGTCAAACAGGAACTTTCCATGTGA
- the LOC109603721 gene encoding PHD finger protein 14 isoform X1 has product MNIERDPNKRRVKPVEQACVLDFDEESSDDSDFRIEDHPEQSDDDDSLDSEGKSEDDSTGAETEEEGSDDDLKRLSNNITNTNGHSIADVLSQAALQSNKQGVPGEDSQIMICCGCLGDQSDGVNEIVECDSCGVTVHEACYGVSDSASLTSTDSLSPTAPWFCESCKAGEMNPTCELCPNSGGIFKETDVGKWVHLICALYVPGVAFGEVDKLTSVTLFEMQYSKWGAKTCSLCQEDRFARTGVCIGCDAGMCRTYFHVTCAQREGFLSEAHSEEVDQADPFYAHCKLHSDKTLVKKRKRNYLALQLRTHLRKIQFEQKGHSETAEQLRIQRKLAKQKEHYLSYKSLKQPPWVPTQKMPRLLTTSASAVRKLMHKAEIMGINTGLLETQEAQATALADVRKKWHIPPAFTVEFIAYYLDRNERMREMKSSLETLMTSNASLLEEQQRLRIQYDELLKEHTELMNSNVEIKQTIHKYHSAILSACPTKNLPNIDELGKPPVARVPQPPMMVPTAAALKMGVGFPLKNVPAGRQDRVLSSHAKQDPMVLNECGICRQPRDQHLLAKCDTCHLYYHLNCLNPPLSRLPKKSKLYGWQCSECDKTSDSEMEEMKMPRRSRSRYSRDAKSDTDISSTPKLKIKPLERSVEQLSPIVNEVNNETFDTSSFTETKEEEQPAAQSYNSLETNGLQVILEKNGTEPHKSSKKRRREKHRNRYSPDLGAPSKEHKRKRKKKSLDIEEPLPHPRITIKIKPIPLPAGEVPSESNPQCFYVPNEANDNAPPPFPMKKPPSPKRSPQERRKSPPKVKSPRAEVKAKSPRLSSPRVSSGNESLKDPLAIPTASICDVCHLEGAPSNSVKCDDCRKTYHFSCLEPPLKKSPKRRGYSWHCADCDPTASE; this is encoded by the exons ATGAACATTGAACGTGACCCGAACAAACGGCGGGTCAAGCCGGTGGAGCAGGCGTGCGTGCTCGACTTCGACGAGGAATCGTCCGACGATTCGGACTTCCGCATCGAAGATCATCCGGAGCAGAGCGACGACGACGACAGCCTAGACAGCGAGGGCAAGTCGGAGGACGACAGCACCGGCGCCGAGACCGAGGAGGAGGGCTCGGACGACGATCTGAAACGGCTGTCCAACAACATCACCAACACCAATGGCCATTCGATTGCTGATGTCCTCAGCCAGGCGGCCCTGCAGTCCAACAAGCAGGGCGTCCCGGGCGAGGACTCCCAGATAATGATATGTTGCGGCTGTCTGGGCGACCAGAGCGACGGTGTCAACGAAATTGTTGAGTGTGACAGTTGTGGG gTGACAGTCCATGAAGCATGCTATGGAGTGTCTGACAGTGCAAGCCTTACCAGCACAGACTCCCTCTCACCGACTGCCCCATGGTTTTGTGAGTCATGCAAGGCCGGCGAAATGAACCCCACCTGCGAACTGTGCCCAAATTCCGGTGGTATTTTCAAGGAAACCGACGTGGGCAAGTGGGTGCATCTAATTTGTGCCCTGTACGTCCCAGGGGTGGCTTTTGGGGAAGTGGACAAGCTCACCAGTGTCACCCTCTTTGAGATGCAGTACAGTAAATGGGGGGCGAAGACGTGCAGCCTGTGCCAGGAGGATCGTTTCGCCAGAACAGGCGTTTGTATCG GTTGTGACGCGGGCATGTGCCGCACGTACTTCCACGTGACGTGCGCCCAACGCGAGGGCTTCCTGTCGGAGGCCCACTCAGAGGAGGTGGACCAGGCCGACCCCTTCTACGCCCACTGCAAATTACATTCGGACAAGACGCTGGTCAAGAAACGGAAACGCAACTACCTCGCGCTACAGCTGCGCACCCACCTGCGTAAAATCCAATTCGAACAGAAGGGCCACAGCGAAACGGCCGAACAGCTGCGCATCCAACGGAAACTGGCCAAACAGAAGGAGCACTACTTGAGCTACAAGAGTTTGAAGCAGCCGCCGTGGGTGCCGACGCAGAAGATGCCACGCCTGCTGACGACGAGTGCGTCGGCTGTTAGGAAGCTGATGCACAAGGCGGAGATAATGGGCATCAACACGGGGTTGTTAGAGACGCAGGAGGCGCAGGCGACGGCGCTGGCGGACGTCAGGAAGAAGTGGCACATTCCTCCCGCCTTCACCGTTGAATTTATCGCCTATTACTTGGACAGGAACGAGAGGATGAGGGAGATGAAGAGCTCCCTGGAAACGTTAATG ACGAGCAACGCAAGCCTGCTGGAGGAACAACAACGTTTACGCATCCAGTACGACGAACTGCTCAAAGAGCACACGGAACTGATGAACAGCAACGTGGAGATAAAGCAGACGATTCACAAGTACCATTCGGCCATACTGAGTGCTTGTCCCACCAAAAATCTGCCCAACATCGACGAGCTGGGCAAGCCGCCGGTTGCCAGGGTGCCCCAGCCACCTATGATGGTACCGACAGCAGCTGCCCTCAAAATGGGGGTAGGTTTTCCTTTAAAAAACGTTCCAGCAGGTCGGCAAGACCGGGTTTTAAGTAGTCACGCCAAACAAG atccCATGGTTTTGAATGAATGCGGGATTTGTCGGCAGCCCAGAGATCAACACTTGTTAGCTAAATGTGATACGTGTCATTTGTActatcatttaaattgtttaaacccACCGCTGAGTCGTCTGCCTAAGAAGTCGAAACTCTACGGCTGGCAGTGCTCGGAGTGCGACAAAACGTCGGATTCGGAAATGGAGGAGATGAAAATGCCTCGACGGAGTCGCAGCAG atATTCCAGGGATGCAAAATCTGATACGGACATCTCCTCGACGccaaaactgaaaataaaaccaCTGGAGAGAAGTGTGGAACAGCTTAGTCCAATTGTGAACGAAGTGAACAACGAGACGTTTGATACTTCAAGCTTTACGGAAACTAAAGAGGAAGAACAACCTGCTGCCCAATCATATAACTCATTGGAAACCAACGGGTTACAAGTCATATTAGAGAAGAACGGCACGGAACCTCACAAGAGCAGCAAAAAGAGGCGACGAGAGAAACACAGAAACAG ATATTCCCCGGACTTGGGTGCGCCCAGCAAAGAACACAAGCGCAAGCGCAAGAAGAAGAGCCTGGACATCGAGGAGCCGTTGCCCCATCCCCGAATCACCATCAAAATCAAACCGATACCTCTGCCAGCCGGCGAGGTGCCCTCCGAATCGAATCCGCAGTGTTTCTACGTGCCGAACGAGGCGAACGACAACGCCCCGCCGCCGTTTCCGATGAAAAAACCGCCGTCGCCCAAACGTTCGCCGCAGGAACGTCGCAAGTCGCCGCCCAAGGTGAAGTCACCGCGTGCCGAAGTCAAGGCGAAAAGTCCTCGGCTGAGCAGTCCCCGGGTGTCGTCGGGCAACGAATCTCTCAAAGACCCGTTGGCGATCCCCACCGCCAGCATCTGCGACGTGTGCCATTTGGAGGGCGCCCCTAGTAATTCGGTGAAGTGCGATGATTGCCGGAAGACTTATCACTTTTCTTGTCTGGAGCCGCCGCTGAAGAAGTCGCCCAAACGGCGGGGCTACTCGTGGCACTGCGCCGACTGCGATCCGACCGCGTCGGAatga
- the LOC109603721 gene encoding PHD finger protein 14 isoform X2, giving the protein MNIERDPNKRRVKPVEQACVLDFDEESSDDSDFRIEDHPEQSDDDDSLDSEGKSEDDSTGAETEEEGSDDDLKRLSNNITNTNGHSIADVLSQAALQSNKQGVPGEDSQIMICCGCLGDQSDGVNEIVECDSCGVTVHEACYGVSDSASLTSTDSLSPTAPWFCESCKAGEMNPTCELCPNSGGIFKETDVGKWVHLICALYVPGVAFGEVDKLTSVTLFEMQYSKWGAKTCSLCQEDRFARTGVCIGCDAGMCRTYFHVTCAQREGFLSEAHSEEVDQADPFYAHCKLHSDKTLVKKRKRNYLALQLRTHLRKIQFEQKGHSETAEQLRIQRKLAKQKEHYLSYKSLKQPPWVPTQKMPRLLTTSASAVRKLMHKAEIMGINTGLLETQEAQATALADVRKKWHIPPAFTVEFIAYYLDRNERMREMKSSLETLMTSNASLLEEQQRLRIQYDELLKEHTELMNSNVEIKQTIHKYHSAILSACPTKNLPNIDELGKPPVARVPQPPMMVPTAAALKMGVGFPLKNVPAGRQDRVLSSHAKQDPMVLNECGICRQPRDQHLLAKCDTCHLYYHLNCLNPPLSRLPKKSKLYGWQCSECDKTSDSEMEEMKMPRRSRSRDAKSDTDISSTPKLKIKPLERSVEQLSPIVNEVNNETFDTSSFTETKEEEQPAAQSYNSLETNGLQVILEKNGTEPHKSSKKRRREKHRNRYSPDLGAPSKEHKRKRKKKSLDIEEPLPHPRITIKIKPIPLPAGEVPSESNPQCFYVPNEANDNAPPPFPMKKPPSPKRSPQERRKSPPKVKSPRAEVKAKSPRLSSPRVSSGNESLKDPLAIPTASICDVCHLEGAPSNSVKCDDCRKTYHFSCLEPPLKKSPKRRGYSWHCADCDPTASE; this is encoded by the exons ATGAACATTGAACGTGACCCGAACAAACGGCGGGTCAAGCCGGTGGAGCAGGCGTGCGTGCTCGACTTCGACGAGGAATCGTCCGACGATTCGGACTTCCGCATCGAAGATCATCCGGAGCAGAGCGACGACGACGACAGCCTAGACAGCGAGGGCAAGTCGGAGGACGACAGCACCGGCGCCGAGACCGAGGAGGAGGGCTCGGACGACGATCTGAAACGGCTGTCCAACAACATCACCAACACCAATGGCCATTCGATTGCTGATGTCCTCAGCCAGGCGGCCCTGCAGTCCAACAAGCAGGGCGTCCCGGGCGAGGACTCCCAGATAATGATATGTTGCGGCTGTCTGGGCGACCAGAGCGACGGTGTCAACGAAATTGTTGAGTGTGACAGTTGTGGG gTGACAGTCCATGAAGCATGCTATGGAGTGTCTGACAGTGCAAGCCTTACCAGCACAGACTCCCTCTCACCGACTGCCCCATGGTTTTGTGAGTCATGCAAGGCCGGCGAAATGAACCCCACCTGCGAACTGTGCCCAAATTCCGGTGGTATTTTCAAGGAAACCGACGTGGGCAAGTGGGTGCATCTAATTTGTGCCCTGTACGTCCCAGGGGTGGCTTTTGGGGAAGTGGACAAGCTCACCAGTGTCACCCTCTTTGAGATGCAGTACAGTAAATGGGGGGCGAAGACGTGCAGCCTGTGCCAGGAGGATCGTTTCGCCAGAACAGGCGTTTGTATCG GTTGTGACGCGGGCATGTGCCGCACGTACTTCCACGTGACGTGCGCCCAACGCGAGGGCTTCCTGTCGGAGGCCCACTCAGAGGAGGTGGACCAGGCCGACCCCTTCTACGCCCACTGCAAATTACATTCGGACAAGACGCTGGTCAAGAAACGGAAACGCAACTACCTCGCGCTACAGCTGCGCACCCACCTGCGTAAAATCCAATTCGAACAGAAGGGCCACAGCGAAACGGCCGAACAGCTGCGCATCCAACGGAAACTGGCCAAACAGAAGGAGCACTACTTGAGCTACAAGAGTTTGAAGCAGCCGCCGTGGGTGCCGACGCAGAAGATGCCACGCCTGCTGACGACGAGTGCGTCGGCTGTTAGGAAGCTGATGCACAAGGCGGAGATAATGGGCATCAACACGGGGTTGTTAGAGACGCAGGAGGCGCAGGCGACGGCGCTGGCGGACGTCAGGAAGAAGTGGCACATTCCTCCCGCCTTCACCGTTGAATTTATCGCCTATTACTTGGACAGGAACGAGAGGATGAGGGAGATGAAGAGCTCCCTGGAAACGTTAATG ACGAGCAACGCAAGCCTGCTGGAGGAACAACAACGTTTACGCATCCAGTACGACGAACTGCTCAAAGAGCACACGGAACTGATGAACAGCAACGTGGAGATAAAGCAGACGATTCACAAGTACCATTCGGCCATACTGAGTGCTTGTCCCACCAAAAATCTGCCCAACATCGACGAGCTGGGCAAGCCGCCGGTTGCCAGGGTGCCCCAGCCACCTATGATGGTACCGACAGCAGCTGCCCTCAAAATGGGGGTAGGTTTTCCTTTAAAAAACGTTCCAGCAGGTCGGCAAGACCGGGTTTTAAGTAGTCACGCCAAACAAG atccCATGGTTTTGAATGAATGCGGGATTTGTCGGCAGCCCAGAGATCAACACTTGTTAGCTAAATGTGATACGTGTCATTTGTActatcatttaaattgtttaaacccACCGCTGAGTCGTCTGCCTAAGAAGTCGAAACTCTACGGCTGGCAGTGCTCGGAGTGCGACAAAACGTCGGATTCGGAAATGGAGGAGATGAAAATGCCTCGACGGAGTCGCAGCAG GGATGCAAAATCTGATACGGACATCTCCTCGACGccaaaactgaaaataaaaccaCTGGAGAGAAGTGTGGAACAGCTTAGTCCAATTGTGAACGAAGTGAACAACGAGACGTTTGATACTTCAAGCTTTACGGAAACTAAAGAGGAAGAACAACCTGCTGCCCAATCATATAACTCATTGGAAACCAACGGGTTACAAGTCATATTAGAGAAGAACGGCACGGAACCTCACAAGAGCAGCAAAAAGAGGCGACGAGAGAAACACAGAAACAG ATATTCCCCGGACTTGGGTGCGCCCAGCAAAGAACACAAGCGCAAGCGCAAGAAGAAGAGCCTGGACATCGAGGAGCCGTTGCCCCATCCCCGAATCACCATCAAAATCAAACCGATACCTCTGCCAGCCGGCGAGGTGCCCTCCGAATCGAATCCGCAGTGTTTCTACGTGCCGAACGAGGCGAACGACAACGCCCCGCCGCCGTTTCCGATGAAAAAACCGCCGTCGCCCAAACGTTCGCCGCAGGAACGTCGCAAGTCGCCGCCCAAGGTGAAGTCACCGCGTGCCGAAGTCAAGGCGAAAAGTCCTCGGCTGAGCAGTCCCCGGGTGTCGTCGGGCAACGAATCTCTCAAAGACCCGTTGGCGATCCCCACCGCCAGCATCTGCGACGTGTGCCATTTGGAGGGCGCCCCTAGTAATTCGGTGAAGTGCGATGATTGCCGGAAGACTTATCACTTTTCTTGTCTGGAGCCGCCGCTGAAGAAGTCGCCCAAACGGCGGGGCTACTCGTGGCACTGCGCCGACTGCGATCCGACCGCGTCGGAatga